One genomic region from Chrysemys picta bellii isolate R12L10 chromosome 16, ASM1138683v2, whole genome shotgun sequence encodes:
- the LOC101947743 gene encoding lysophosphatidic acid receptor 6-like produces the protein MGQMEQPSPVRLCLDSPQRSCRILVPMDGPHWTLAVNASALPPNETGCGEQADFQYVLFPVVYSLVFVLGLAGNLSVLWYFLRTRTATAPANIFLANLASLDLIFVLTLPFRVAYHALRNDWVFGEAMCKITGSLFYANLYGSSLFLTCICLERYVAVVHPLRSLRLRRPLYRVASCLAVWALLAVAVLYLTLRGPLTRPFPDGRLACLENFSSDSWKGRISGVSLFAAAVGFLVPLVLIGVCYPLIARRLLETPGMAPGSRAARRKALRTVLVVLVVFLLCFAPYHVTQVVHTLWRLGALEGCPLLRGTYAARRVTMALTSLNACLDPLVYYCAAERFAWSPPCSGRCCWGRPAASGDPQGSGLQALDNGVSRGAQAETVTSSHGAHGGA, from the exons atggggcagatGGAACAGCCCAGCCCAGTCCGTCTGTGCCTGGACTCTCCCCAGAGAAGCTGCAGGATCCTCGTTCCCATGGACGGG cctcactGGACCCTGGCCGTGAACGCCTCGGCGCTGCCCCCCAACGAGACGGGCTGCGGGGAACAGGCCGACTTCCAGTACGTGCTGTTCCCTGTGGTTTACAGCCTGGTCTTCGTGCTTGGCCTGGCCGGGAACCTCTCCGTGCTCTGGTACTTCCTGCGCACCCGGACGGCCACCGCCCCGGCCAACATCTTCCTGGCGAACCTGGCGTCCCTCGACCTGATCTTCGTGCTGACCCTGCCCTTCCGGGTGGCCTACCACGCCCTGCGCAACGACTGGGTGTTCGGGGAGGCCATGTGCAAGATCACTGGCTCCCTCTTCTACGCCAACCTGTACGGCAGCTCTCTCTTCCTCACCTGCATCTGCCTGGAGCGCTACGTGGCCGTGGTGCACCCGCTGCGCTCGCTCCGTCTGCGCCGGCCCCTCTACCGCGTGGCCAGCTGCCTGGCCGTCTGGGCCCTGCTGGCCGTGGCCGTGCTGTACCTGACGCTGCGGGGCCCCCtgacccgccccttccccgacGGGCGCCTGGCCTGCCTGGAGAACTTCTCCAGCGACTCCTGGAAGGGCCGGATCTCAGGTGTCAGCCTCTTCGCCGCTGCTGTTGGCTTCCTGGTGCCGCTGGTGCTCATCGGCGTCTGCTACCCGCTCATCGCCCGCCGGCTGCTGGAGACGCCGGGGATGGCGCCCGGCTCACGGGCTGCCCGGCGCAAGGCGCTGCGCACGGTGCTGGTCGTGCTGGTCGTGTTCCTGCTCTGCTTTGCCCCTTACCATGTCACCCAGGTGGTGCACACCCTGTGGCGCCTGGGGGCGCTGGAGGGCTGCCCGCTCCTCCGCGGCACCTACGCCGCCCGGCGCGTCACCATGGCCCTGACCAGCCTCAACGCCTGCCTGGACCCGCTGGTCTATTACTGCGCAGCCGAGCGCTTCGCCTGGAGCCCGCCCTGCAGCGGCCGGTGCTGCTGGGGGCGGCCGGCTGCCTCCGGGgacccccagggctcagggctgcaggcgCTGGACAATGGGGTCTCTCGGGGGGCCCAGGCCGAGACAGTCACCTCGTCCCACGGCGCCCACGGAGGGGCCTGA